The following are encoded in a window of Halosimplex halophilum genomic DNA:
- a CDS encoding AAA family ATPase, which yields MTPRLVVQCGLPGVGKSTVARAVADRLGAERIRSDAVRREVVDDPTYSRAERDRVYRAMLERAREALADGESVVLDATFERRTHRDDAAELADEVGADLRFVRVVCDSGVARRRIREREDDPSDADVSVYENARERFEPLERDHATVDNSGALAATHRRVAELF from the coding sequence ATGACGCCGCGACTCGTCGTCCAGTGCGGGCTGCCGGGGGTGGGGAAGTCGACGGTCGCGCGGGCGGTCGCCGACCGCCTCGGCGCCGAGCGGATCCGCAGCGACGCCGTCCGTCGGGAGGTCGTCGACGACCCGACCTACAGCCGCGCCGAGCGTGACCGCGTCTACCGGGCGATGCTGGAGCGGGCCCGCGAGGCCCTGGCCGACGGCGAGTCGGTCGTCCTCGACGCGACCTTCGAGCGCCGGACCCACCGCGACGACGCGGCCGAACTCGCCGACGAGGTCGGCGCGGACCTGCGGTTCGTCCGGGTGGTCTGCGACAGCGGGGTGGCCCGCCGGCGGATCCGCGAGCGCGAGGACGACCCCAGCGACGCCGACGTGTCCGTCTACGAGAACGCCCGCGAGCGGTTCGAACCGCTCGAACGCGACCACGCCACCGTCGACAACTCCGGCGCCCTCGCCGCGACCCACCGGCGGGTCGCGGAGCTGTTCTGA